One Ranitomeya imitator isolate aRanImi1 chromosome 1, aRanImi1.pri, whole genome shotgun sequence DNA window includes the following coding sequences:
- the LOC138658061 gene encoding uncharacterized protein, translating into MGDRRHADLSVTRRLWEQICCELIPRWEDLDVQAQIQERERIVKRWRSIRDRFKKEFNKEMQAPSGSGGRRSTYKYARALSFLRSTMVTRSTVGSTREPAAQLNTSGAIPQEAATEGHFNSEEPSAPSHSAPSHSAPSHSEPSHSTDPSFPSTSAGASWPVPLHVAAGENIAFPVPHPSAAATSSTPVASGRFRQRGQIHSYAPEFLHLNASFQNCLKVLSEQMAAGFNFINKSMLEMHTLLVTMRSEAKQSPNNTFFQSVLEQMETLSTSQQMQVMESCQSTLALIASRADSLSNHPPTGPPSSTVHHYSQYHPPDPYRQTDLAPSCPTRHHPHRAPSQQPQHFQRSRDPSHQPHHQPRAPSHHPHYQPPSRATSHPYDDPDPYNFTSTSSSPPLPAHFQQTLSPSSQTSSTHITHSATQSSQNISYTPPSYQISNPNPTFLSTRSIAFSTPSTLNVEHSPPPSHSSLHTPTVELSLSDSASNSISTPTYENI; encoded by the exons atgggtgaccgccgccatgctgatctctcagtgacccgtcgactctgggaacaaatctgctgtgaactgattccgaggtgggaggacctagatgttcaggcccagattcaagaac gtgagcggattgtgaaaaggtggcggtcgatcagggatcgctttaagaaggagttcaataaagagatgcaggccccgagtggatctggaggacgcaggagcacgtataaatacgcaagggccctgtcgttcctcaggtcaacgatggtcacccgaag taccgttgggagcactcgggagcctgcagcacaattgaacacttctggggcgatccctcaggaggccgccaccgagggacactttaacagtgaggaaccctctgcaccttcccactctgcaccttcccactctgcaccttcccactctgaaccttcccactctaccgatccctctttcccatccacgagcgctggagcatcctggccggttccattgcatgtagctgctggtgagaacatagcgtttcctgtaccccacccttctgctgcagccacctctagtacacctgtagcatcggggcggtttcgccagaggggtcagatacatagttatgctcccgagttcttgcacctgaacgcatcgttccagaactgtctgaaagttttgtccgagcaaatggctgcaggattcaatttcataaataaaagtatgctcgagatgcatacacttctggtaacgatgcgttcagaggcaaaacagtcaccgaacaacactttttttcagtcagtgcttgagcaaatggagacgctatctacttctcagcagatgcaagtaatggaatcctgccagtctactctagcgctaattgcctctagagcagatagtctttccaaccatcctccaactggccccccttcctccactgtccaccactacagccagtaccatcctcctgacccgtatcgccaaactgaccttgccccatcctgcccaactcgccatcatccacatcgtgccccgtcccaacagccacaacactttcagcgttcccgtgacccttcccaccagccacaccaccagccaCGTGCCCCTTCAcaccatccacactaccagcctccctcccgtgccacttcccacccatatgatgatcccgacccatacaacttcacatctacttcatcctcgcctcctctccctgcccacttccaacagactctatcaccctcttcccaaacatcttctacacacatcactcattctgccacccagtcctcacaaaacatttcctacacccctccatcctaccaaatttctaaccccaatcccactttcttgtccacccgctcaatagctttctccactccttcaacCCTAAACgttgaacattctccaccaccatcacattcctctctccacactcccactgtcgaattgtccctatcagacagtgcctccaatagtatctccaccccgacgtatgaaaacatttag